The DNA sequence ATTGCGTGGCTTTTAAACGGCTGGCAAGCAGCCCGCGCCGCGCATCATCAAGTTCCGAGGCAAAATCATCTATCAGGTACAGGCAGCGCCGTCCGCTCTCGCGGGTCAGAAACTCACCTTGCGCCAGTCGTAGGGCGCACATCAGCAGCTTAAGCTGCCCGCGCGACAATGTATCCTCCACCGGCGCACCGTCGGCACGAATGCGGAAATCCGCTTTGTGCGGGCCGTGGGCGGTATAGGTTAACATGCGATCGCGCTCGAAATTTCGCTCCAGCACCTCAGCATAATCCGTTTCTTTCTCCCAGCCGCGCTGGAAAGAAAAGGTGAGAGCGAACTCCGGTAAAAACTGCCGACAAGTATCCGCCATGTCTTCGACGATAGCGGCGCTATATTCGGCGCGCCAGCGGCTAATAAGCTCTGCCAGCGGGATTAGCTCCAGATCCCATGGCCGCAGCTGGGCATAGCGACTGACCTGACGCAGCGCGGCGTTGCGCTGCTTCACCAGGCGCTTCAGGTTGCTCCAGGCGGTGAAGAATCCGGCTTCGTTGTGGAAGCATCCCCAGTCAAGGAACGCTCTTCTGTATTTGGGGCCGCCGTTGAGTAAAGTAAAGCCCTCGGGCGTGATCAGCTGCATCGGCATCAGGTGCGCCAGCTCCGCCACTTTATGGCCGTCGGTGCCGTCGATGCGCACCTTGCTGTCGCCCTGCTTGTCTTTGGTCAGGCCGATGGAAACTTCACGCTCTTCCCCCTGCAGACGGCCGTGCAGAACAAACGACTCTTGTTCGTGACGAATCACGCGGCCAATCTGCAAACTACGAAACGCCCGACCGTGGCCGAGCGTGTAGATAGCTTCAAGCACGCTGGTTTTGCCGCTGCCGTTGGCGCCAACCAGGAAGTTAAAGCCGGGGGACAAGGCGAGATCCGCGTTTTCAATATTGCGGA is a window from the Klebsiella oxytoca genome containing:
- the recF gene encoding DNA replication/repair protein RecF (All proteins in this family for which functions are known are DNA-binding proteins that assist the filamentation of RecA onto DNA for the initiation of recombination or recombinational repair.), which codes for MSLSRLLIKDFRNIENADLALSPGFNFLVGANGSGKTSVLEAIYTLGHGRAFRSLQIGRVIRHEQESFVLHGRLQGEEREVSIGLTKDKQGDSKVRIDGTDGHKVAELAHLMPMQLITPEGFTLLNGGPKYRRAFLDWGCFHNEAGFFTAWSNLKRLVKQRNAALRQVSRYAQLRPWDLELIPLAELISRWRAEYSAAIVEDMADTCRQFLPEFALTFSFQRGWEKETDYAEVLERNFERDRMLTYTAHGPHKADFRIRADGAPVEDTLSRGQLKLLMCALRLAQGEFLTRESGRRCLYLIDDFASELDDARRGLLASRLKATQSQVFVSAISAEHVLDMSDKNSKMFTVEKGKIAD